The Bdellovibrio sp. ZAP7 DNA segment GTATAGCTTGGTGCTGTTTCAAATCCAAACCCTGTTGCAACCACACTGACGCTAACTTCACGAGAGACCGGGTTCATTCCCGTCGCAGTCATAGTGATGACGCTTGTGGAGTTTTGTCCTGCCGAAGATTTCACGTAAACCTTCGACATCACGGCACCCTGAGTAACTACAAGATTTGAAAGTGCATTCGTACAGTTTGAGTCGGAGTAAAATTCCAGACCTGCTACAGTAGAGCTCGAAGAGAAATTAAAAGTATAGTCTTTATCCGCGGGAACGGGCGTCCAATTTCCATTCGCAGTTACAACTGTATAAGGACTGCAATAGCTGCGACTGACAGTCGTCGGACCCCAGAAATCCACGTTCGCAATTGTTGTTTTGTTAGATAGATCCACGCGTACCGGGAATGACGGGTTGTCATAGTTGGCATCGCTGACCGTGTAGTTCACTTCGACTTTAGTGAAATTCGTCGTCGAAGTGGTGTTGCCTGGTTCATATCTCACGTAAATTTTTGATTGGCTTACGTATGACGCGAAAAACACGGAGCTTGTTTTTGAACTCGAGTTACAATCATCCGCGGTATAGAAAAGCAATTTCGCATCGGAAGGAGCCAGCGTCAGACTGATTGAATCGGTCATACTTCCTGAAGTCTTGTTGTAATCCAAGCGCTGCATCGTGATCGGATAGCAAACATTTTTATACAATGTGCCTGGAGCATCCGTCATCGAAATGAAACGATGAGACGACGCAGGATCACGCAACGTTACAGGTGTCGCGGCCGTCGCAGCTGTTAGTCCGCCCGAAAGCGAAGTCACCGTAAAACCAAGAACCGTATCTATCGGAGTCGTCGGCATTTTGACATAAATCTGCAACTGACTTTTATTCGCGGCGATTGTGAATGATGTTTGCGGGCTGTAACTTGAAGAGCAATCCGCGATTGATTTATAGGTCGAAATGCTTGTGCCTGCCGGAGGATTTACAGAGAACGTGGCTGCTGTGCCCGTTGAAGTTTCATTTCCGTTCGCGTCAGTTACAAACACAGTGAACATCTCACACTGTCCAGCGCCACCAAAGTCTTTTGGGAAAATTTTGCGCAAAGCAAGTTTCGCAGCCGAGCCGACATTTTCTCCCGAACCTTTTTTAGGATCAGGTATTGTTAGGGTGCGAGTATCACCAAAGAAAGTGGAACCTTTAATATAAATGTTATCCACCGAAGAAGAATCACTGTTCACCGTGATTCCCCAGATGCTGAGCAAATCTGCGGCTGTCACATAAATATCAAACTTACCATCAGAGCAATCGTTGTCATTGGTAACGCTGCCCAAAGTGGTATTAGAAGTGTCTGGAGATGTTGGAGCCGAGTGATAATTGATGTCATCAAAGCTGATAACCACGGGACCCACCCGTGGATCGCAGGTGCCTGTGATCTCAACGTAATTTTGCGTATCCATGTCTTGATCGAACGGACTTGAGCTTGTCAAAACAGGCGCCGCCAGTTTTCTACCCAACGTAGAAACTGAAACCGCCGGGTCTTCACAGCCCGCTAAAAAGGTCGTCGCAGCGATCAAAAATAACAGTGGTTTGCAGGTTACGTTCACCATGCATTACTCTTCGACGTCCAAACCTTTTGTCTTAAGACTTAGATTGAGAAACTTTCAGATTGTAAGGAAGTTGCAAGAACCGCGTTTCGAAATGAGACGGGGAAATTATTTTCCCCAGCCTTTTTCACTTTCGATTTGTTCGCGCAGTTGGCGCTCGATGCTTTCGGCTGGAACGACTTTTCCACGTCCCACGCCGGGACAGAAGGCTTTGACATCTTTTGCCCAAGATTTTGCATTCATCACTTCGGGCCAGAACGGCCAAGTACGGCATTGAGTAGGGCGAGCTTCGTAAACTCCGCAACCCTTGCCTTTAAGGAACATGCAGTCTGTGTTTTTGGGATCTTCTTTCAAATGCCAGATGCCGCCGGTTTTTTCGCAATAACGACGAGTGAAAGCCGAAGTGCTGATCTTCAAGTGTTTGGCAAAACGTTGGCGGTCCTCAAGATTCAAATAAACGAAACCGTACTCGCCATGGGAAGTACAGCATTTGCCGGAACCTGTGCATTCAAAACGCACGCCTTCACGCCACCATTCTTTTCCTGTGAACTTGAACTCTTCCACTAATTTTTCTCCAAGTAAGGTTCCAAACGGGATTTCATCAACGCAGGGATCGCCGTTTTCTGTTTAGTTTTTAAATCCAAAACAGAGTGAACCATCGTGACCACCGCATGAATTTTATCGCCTTGAGTGAAGACGTACTTCATTTTGAAAGAAGTTTCACCAAAACTTGCGACCATCACTGAAATATCGTAGGT contains these protein-coding regions:
- a CDS encoding YkgJ family cysteine cluster protein, with translation MEEFKFTGKEWWREGVRFECTGSGKCCTSHGEYGFVYLNLEDRQRFAKHLKISTSAFTRRYCEKTGGIWHLKEDPKNTDCMFLKGKGCGVYEARPTQCRTWPFWPEVMNAKSWAKDVKAFCPGVGRGKVVPAESIERQLREQIESEKGWGK